One Brassica oleracea var. oleracea cultivar TO1000 chromosome C7, BOL, whole genome shotgun sequence genomic window carries:
- the LOC106301655 gene encoding 40S ribosomal protein S19, mitochondrial-like — protein sequence MAVCTKLGVLQNRNVPVTSMLRYMSTKLFIGGLSPGTDDQSLKDAFSTFNGVTEARVMTNKVTGRSRGYGFVNFTSEDSAKSAISAMDGQELNGRNIRVDVAKEWPSLPFSSVEGTEDEKKGNKMVSRSVWKDPFVDAFLMKKKNAALNRKIWSRRSTILPEYVDSSVRIYNGKTHVRCKITEGKVGHKFGEFAFTRKVTKHPRAK from the exons ATGGCTGTATGCACCAAACTCGGGGTTTTACAGAACAGAAATGTTCCAGTGACATCAATGCTCCGCTACATGTCCACAAAACTTTTCATTGGTG GCCTATCACCAGGAACTGACGACCAGTCCTTAAAAGATGCTTTCTCTACCTTCAATGGAGTGACAGAGG CAAGAGTCATGACAAACAAAGTGACGGGAAGGTCAAGGGGTTATGGATTTGTCAATTTCACAAGTGAGGATTCTGCCAAATCTGCTATTTCAGCTATGGATGGACAG GAGTTGAATGGGCGTAACATCCGCGTGGATGTTGCAAAAGAATGGCCGAGCTTGCCGTTTTCTTCGGTTGAAGGTACAGAAGATGAGAAGAAAGGCAATAAGATGGTGAGCCGATCTGTATGGAAAGATCCGTTCGTTGACGCCTTCTTGATGAAGAAGAAAAATGCAGCTCTGAACAGGAAAATATGGTCAAGGAGGTCGACGATTCTGCCAGAGTATGTTGATTCGTCGGTGAGAATCTACAATGGCAAAACTCACGTGCGTTGTAAGATCACAGAGGGGAAAGTTGGGCATAAGTTTGGAGAGTTTGCGTTTACAAGGAAAGTGACAAAGCATCCTAGAGCAAAGTAA
- the LOC106302643 gene encoding uncharacterized protein LOC106302643 has product MRQLNVVIADDHHLAFISDRHAAIAKALETVYPTAKHGICIHHLLNNVVTYYHGKGLVGLVAKASKVYRVPEFEKTFANVCNISSAIGKYLRDAEVKKWARCQFSGYRYDIRTTNPAESINSALCSPREYPIIPLLDSIREMLTRWFYNRKKKISKHNHPLTKDVEKKIERRTEKGKTFAVYPVSDGRLLVRGDKIDCLVDLDRRTCSCGKYNLMKIPCRHAIKAGFHVGTQPHTLTNLMYTIEAWREAYHDSINPIAVPEDAWSIPENVVQVNVLPPESRKSVGRNRKRRY; this is encoded by the coding sequence ATGAGACAACTAAATGTTGTCATTGCTGATGATCATCATTTGGCTTTCATTTCGGATAGACATGCGGCTATTGCTAAGGCGCTTGAGACTGTGTATCCAACAGCCAAACATGGTATTTGCATTCATCATTTGTTGAATAATGTGGTAACATATTACCATGGGAAAGGACTTGTTGGGTTGGTTGCAAAGGCGTCCAAGGTTTATAGAGTTCCTGAGTTTGAAAAGACATTTGCTAATGTGTGTAATATCAGTTCGGCAATTGGAAAATACCTAAGGGATGCTGAAGTAAAAAAGTGGGCAAGATGTCAATTCTCTGGATATAGATATGACATAAGGACAACAAACCCTGCCGAATCCATCAACTCTGCTTTGTGTTCGCCGAGAGAGTATCCAATCATTCCCTTGTTGGACAGTATCAGGGAAATGTTGACTCGGTGGTTTTATAACCGTAAGAAAAAGATTTCAAAGCATAATCATCCTCTCACCAAAGATGTGGAGAAAAAGATTGAAAGGAGGACCGAGAAAGGCAAAACATTTGCAGTTTACCCTGTCAGCGATGGTCGATTGCTTGTTAGAGGTGATAAAATCGACTGCTTAGTTGATTTGGATAGACGGACTTGCTCATGTGGGAAGTACAACTTGATGAAGATACCTTGTCGACACGCAATTAAAGCTGGTTTTCATGTTGGCACACAGCCACACACATTGACTAATTTGATGTACACTATAGAAGCTTGGCGAGAAGCTTATCATGATAGCATCAATCCTATTGCTGTTCCTGAGGATGCTTGGTCCATACCAGAAAATGTTGTCCAAGTCAATGTGCTACCACCAGAGTCAAGAAAATCAGTTGGAAGGAATAGAAAACGCAGATATTAA